The following proteins are encoded in a genomic region of Bacillus sp. FJAT-22090:
- a CDS encoding RNA polymerase sigma factor, producing MYRYFEELSIVEIAQMLSISSNTVKTRLKKSRALLKEQLKHKQWEELLNEGN from the coding sequence ATCTACCGATACTTTGAGGAGTTATCTATTGTAGAAATTGCCCAGATGTTATCGATATCTTCCAACACAGTAAAGACCAGACTAAAGAAATCTCGTGCACTGTTAAAAGAACAATTGAAACATAAGCAATGGGAGGAGCTTCTAAATGAAGGGAATTAA
- a CDS encoding DUF4652 domain-containing protein, whose product MKGIKRQLNAILSDTSKRGNRVQEGVNLKLGKQHQNIQVVGWRYYATITAFISLIAFCIYLIPFGNVVDNVSMTELEPPLTVPAIEDVDEKLALEKGDYYEILRQYFFPDGSKATFLGGFENGGVKIETTWLDDHYVRQNIINDGGNVERIYRLKDNHIEIVYEEMADGVPRIQWTIEKLNKLPVKEILFEAPFEVGNQYGDWSVIETSGEVTTTYGSFSDVLILECADNENNRWMRRYYVRGFGEVKWEFAELNKGTGEYEVILNTDLSTITPSVLEEKSMSLFESDVETNYEPNSHSEWKKSPEGLKQATIAGRGELAEEEGEAVLVIENFNTNESVIYKLKDNIDGQYTPKYVEWIDENRLFVIVGFAHGTVTRGGQLYEMNIKEYTTVPVLEDLKENEEIMDIKGNGEGKFTYRKHVYDDEYYSEGHIEEETITVPYN is encoded by the coding sequence ATGAAGGGAATTAAGCGTCAGCTGAACGCTATATTGAGTGATACATCCAAAAGGGGTAATCGTGTACAAGAAGGAGTAAATTTGAAATTGGGAAAACAACATCAAAACATACAAGTAGTAGGCTGGCGATATTATGCAACGATCACTGCTTTTATAAGTCTAATAGCATTTTGTATCTATTTAATTCCATTCGGTAATGTTGTAGATAATGTAAGCATGACAGAACTGGAACCTCCATTAACTGTACCCGCAATAGAAGATGTCGATGAAAAACTAGCTTTAGAAAAGGGAGATTATTACGAGATATTAAGACAATATTTCTTTCCTGATGGATCGAAGGCAACATTTTTAGGTGGATTTGAAAATGGTGGCGTCAAAATAGAAACAACTTGGTTAGATGATCATTATGTTCGACAAAATATCATTAATGATGGAGGAAATGTAGAACGTATTTATCGTTTAAAGGATAACCATATAGAAATAGTTTATGAGGAAATGGCAGATGGAGTACCCCGAATCCAATGGACTATTGAAAAACTAAATAAACTTCCCGTGAAGGAAATTTTATTCGAAGCTCCTTTTGAAGTAGGCAATCAATATGGAGATTGGTCTGTAATCGAAACCTCCGGTGAAGTAACAACAACCTATGGTAGTTTTTCGGATGTTCTGATTTTAGAATGTGCAGACAACGAGAATAATAGATGGATGAGGAGATACTATGTACGAGGTTTTGGTGAGGTGAAATGGGAGTTTGCAGAGCTTAATAAGGGGACTGGAGAATACGAAGTTATTTTGAATACTGATTTGTCGACAATAACCCCCTCAGTACTAGAAGAAAAGTCTATGTCACTTTTTGAAAGTGATGTAGAAACTAATTATGAACCTAATTCACATTCTGAATGGAAAAAATCTCCTGAAGGTTTAAAGCAAGCAACAATTGCCGGTCGAGGAGAATTAGCAGAGGAAGAAGGGGAAGCAGTTCTAGTTATTGAAAACTTTAATACAAATGAATCCGTCATTTACAAACTCAAAGATAATATTGATGGTCAATACACTCCTAAGTATGTGGAATGGATAGATGAAAACCGACTTTTTGTGATAGTTGGATTTGCACACGGCACTGTAACAAGAGGTGGTCAACTGTATGAGATGAACATAAAAGAGTATACGACGGTTCCAGTACTTGAAGACTTGAAAGAAAACGAAGAAATTATGGATATCAAGGGCAATGGGGAAGGTAAATTCACCTATCGAAAACATGTTTATGACGATGAATATTACAGTGAAGGTCATATAGAGGAAGAGACAATTACAGTTCCTTACAATTAA
- a CDS encoding GNAT family N-acetyltransferase, with product MGKSINYTIEPPNNFEQLLTLYESLGWNSLKLTSNYLERMCNQSWYAIYAFDEKQLVGMGRVISDGVITGLVCGLCVLPSYQSEGIGKEMVNRIIQHCEQNRVIPQLMCVESLEPYYETFGFRKFTIGMSKNINR from the coding sequence ATGGGAAAATCTATAAATTACACGATAGAACCCCCTAATAACTTTGAGCAATTACTAACCTTATATGAATCTTTAGGATGGAATTCACTTAAATTAACAAGTAATTATTTGGAGCGAATGTGCAATCAAAGTTGGTATGCGATTTACGCATTTGATGAAAAACAATTAGTCGGTATGGGACGTGTTATTTCAGACGGTGTAATAACTGGATTAGTTTGTGGATTGTGTGTTCTACCAAGCTATCAGTCAGAAGGAATCGGCAAGGAAATGGTGAATCGAATAATTCAACATTGTGAGCAAAATCGGGTAATTCCTCAATTAATGTGTGTGGAAAGTTTAGAACCATATTATGAAACTTTTGGGTTTAGGAAATTCACTATCGGGATGTCAAAAAATATAAATAGATAG
- a CDS encoding alpha/beta hydrolase fold domain-containing protein, whose protein sequence is MSLQIYSKKRSIQSYLFEKYLTLRNTKKGFSTIEHTSQFVKQRGTENIKPYVIGNVKFSTDIKEQVIEDIKVFTLNDQKSLKQKVILYIHGGAWTNQPLIFHWRFMDKMAQSLNAKIIAPIYPKVPNFNYQHTYPKLLNLYKEILGTVESPIQLTIMGDSAGGNISLGLAHLLKTNNIPQPKDIILLSACVDMGLDNPLIPEYEKKDPMLAIGGMEVITKIWAADKNIDDPLISPIYGNFKGLGKITHFIGTHEGLYPDAMKLDEKLTEQGIEINTFVYPKMNHVFVVMPIPEAKDAQQKIIEIINN, encoded by the coding sequence ATGAGTTTACAAATTTATAGCAAAAAACGTTCTATACAAAGTTATCTTTTTGAAAAATATCTAACTTTGCGAAATACAAAAAAGGGTTTTTCCACTATTGAACATACCTCGCAGTTCGTAAAACAAAGGGGAACTGAAAATATTAAGCCATATGTTATAGGGAATGTTAAATTTTCCACCGATATTAAGGAGCAAGTAATTGAGGACATAAAGGTTTTTACATTAAATGACCAAAAATCTTTGAAACAAAAAGTAATTCTCTATATACATGGAGGTGCCTGGACTAATCAACCTTTAATTTTTCACTGGAGGTTCATGGATAAAATGGCTCAATCATTAAATGCAAAAATTATTGCTCCTATTTACCCTAAAGTACCTAATTTTAATTATCAGCACACCTACCCAAAACTCTTAAACCTATATAAAGAAATCCTTGGAACAGTTGAAAGTCCTATACAACTGACCATCATGGGGGATTCGGCAGGAGGAAATATATCACTTGGTTTGGCACATCTCTTAAAGACGAATAATATACCTCAACCAAAAGATATCATTTTGTTATCTGCATGTGTTGATATGGGGCTTGATAACCCTCTAATACCTGAATATGAAAAAAAGGACCCAATGTTGGCTATTGGAGGAATGGAAGTGATTACAAAGATTTGGGCAGCTGATAAGAACATAGATGACCCATTAATTAGTCCAATCTATGGTAACTTTAAAGGACTTGGGAAAATCACTCACTTTATTGGAACACACGAAGGTTTATATCCAGATGCTATGAAACTTGATGAAAAACTAACAGAGCAAGGAATTGAAATCAATACATTTGTATATCCAAAAATGAATCATGTGTTTGTTGTAATGCCAATCCCTGAAGCTAAAGATGCTCAACAAAAAATTATTGAGATCATTAATAACTAA